Proteins found in one Geomonas subterranea genomic segment:
- a CDS encoding FAD-dependent oxidoreductase: MKCVIIGGIAAGLSAASQIKRQSPEADVIVLEKSGDVSYAACGMPYNLFFKDRPVERLYAMPLEVIRGERGVDYRLHQEVTRIDAGGKWVEVTDLQTGKSYSESYDFLIYATGNKAIHLDIPGFDAIDVFYFRTLEDTRRAKEFLYQKPPAKVLLVGAGYTNLEVADVLTNLKLAPVILEKAPLILPSFCEEVREKVVAKAREKGVELLTGVDIEEKSGRQVKTSAGTFDADMVVVAAGARPNTALFAAAGGELGVAGAVKVDRYLRTNLDGVFSGGDCAEHYVRQLGLNSYFPLGPAANKQGRVIGHNICNPDRMTEFWGIDQTAVFKFFDYTVATTGLSERQLQTLGKDVVKVVVDGPTRGEFPGGGTIRIVLLCEKGSGLLLGGQMVGEDVVAKRLDILATAIYKKMTVFEIAELDLSYSPPYAPVWDPVLVAANVAVKKV, translated from the coding sequence ATGAAGTGCGTCATCATCGGCGGCATTGCCGCCGGCCTTTCGGCTGCGAGCCAGATCAAGAGGCAGTCTCCGGAGGCCGATGTGATCGTCCTCGAGAAGAGCGGCGACGTCTCCTACGCCGCCTGCGGAATGCCGTACAACCTATTCTTCAAGGACCGGCCGGTGGAGAGGCTCTACGCCATGCCGCTGGAGGTAATACGCGGCGAGCGCGGGGTCGACTACAGGCTGCACCAGGAAGTCACCCGGATCGACGCAGGCGGTAAATGGGTTGAGGTCACCGACCTGCAAACCGGTAAAAGCTACAGTGAAAGTTACGACTTCCTGATCTATGCCACCGGGAATAAAGCGATCCATCTGGACATCCCCGGCTTCGACGCCATCGACGTCTTCTATTTTCGTACCCTGGAAGATACCCGCCGGGCAAAGGAATTCCTCTATCAAAAGCCTCCCGCGAAGGTACTCCTTGTCGGGGCAGGTTATACCAACCTCGAAGTCGCCGATGTCCTCACCAACCTGAAGCTCGCCCCGGTGATCCTGGAGAAGGCACCGCTGATCCTCCCCTCCTTCTGCGAGGAGGTGCGCGAGAAGGTCGTGGCGAAGGCGCGGGAAAAGGGGGTCGAGCTGCTGACCGGCGTCGACATCGAGGAAAAGTCTGGGCGACAGGTGAAGACTTCCGCCGGGACCTTCGATGCCGATATGGTGGTAGTTGCCGCGGGGGCCAGGCCCAATACCGCCCTCTTTGCCGCGGCGGGGGGGGAGCTGGGTGTTGCCGGCGCAGTGAAGGTGGACCGCTACCTGCGCACCAACCTCGACGGCGTCTTTTCCGGCGGTGACTGCGCGGAGCACTACGTGCGGCAACTGGGACTCAACTCCTACTTCCCTCTCGGACCGGCGGCAAACAAGCAGGGGCGGGTCATCGGCCACAACATCTGCAACCCCGACCGGATGACGGAGTTCTGGGGGATCGACCAGACCGCGGTCTTCAAGTTTTTCGACTACACCGTGGCCACGACCGGGCTCAGCGAGCGGCAACTGCAGACGCTCGGCAAGGACGTGGTCAAGGTGGTGGTGGACGGCCCGACCCGTGGGGAGTTCCCCGGTGGCGGCACCATCCGCATCGTGCTTTTGTGTGAGAAAGGAAGCGGTCTCCTGCTCGGTGGGCAGATGGTCGGCGAGGACGTGGTGGCCAAGCGGCTGGATATCCTGGCGACTGCCATCTACAAGAAGATGACCGTTTTCGAGATCGCCGAGCTGGATCTGAGCTATTCCCCGCCTTACGCGCCGGTATGGGACCCGGTCCTGGTCGCCGCGAACGTCGCGGTAAAAAAAGTCTGA
- the acnA gene encoding aconitate hydratase AcnA codes for MSVSNSYNTLSTLTVDGKTYRYHSLKAFADNSGIDISRLPYSMKILLENLLRREDGVVVKKEDIEAVARWDARAEPDQEIQFMPARILLQDFTGVPAVADLAAMRSALNRLGGRPSDINPMQRADLVIDHSVQVDQYGSELALKANSVLEFERNHERYQFLRWGQSAFRNFSVVPPATGICHQVNLEYLAQVALVNTVEGAGGGEWVLPDTLVGTDSHTTMINGLGVVGWGVGGIEAEAAMLGQPCSMLIPQVVGFRLTGALSPGATATDLVLTITQMLRKKGVVGKFVEFYGPGAASLNIADRATIGNMAPEYGATIGVFPVDEQTTAYLGLSGRGKVVPLVEAYFKGQELWRSSDRPEPVFSDTLELDLADVEPSLAGPSRPMDRVRLKEVRGSFRRQLVTLRQQDAAHVDKETLNRWLGEGGAPVTVAPELMAEHPDKGLGSLGQCVPVRQPDGTSYNLCHGSIVIAAITSCTNTSNPSVMIGAGVLARNAVRRGLQVRPWVKTSLAPGSKVVTDYLAAAGLTPYLDALRFHLVGYGCTTCIGNSGPLADHISRAVVEGDLAVAAVLSGNRNFEGRINAHVRANYLASPPLVVAYALAGNINIDLTRDPLGTDPNGEPVYLKDIWPDDKEVAELVQSCVHAESFATNYADVFHGDDEWRSLIVPSGELYQWQEDSTYIKEPPFFLDLPPEPQQVPDITGARCLALLGDSITTDHISPAGSIGKATPAGRYLMSLGIEPKDFNSYGARRGNHEVMVRGTFANTRIRNALVPGVEGGVTMFFAKGDGSGKQMSIFDASEQYRAEGTPLVVIAGKEYGTGSSRDWAAKGTKLLGVRAVIAESFERIHRSNLVGMGILPLQFLPGESYKSIGLNGTESFDLTGLDAVTPGQNLAVKYTGMDGSTGSFTVLVRIDTSNELDYYHHGGILPFVLRQFLKS; via the coding sequence ATGAGCGTTTCCAACAGCTACAACACCCTCTCCACGCTCACCGTGGACGGCAAGACCTACCGCTATCACTCGCTGAAGGCCTTCGCGGACAACTCGGGCATCGATATCAGCCGCCTGCCTTATTCCATGAAGATCCTGCTGGAAAACCTGCTGCGCCGTGAGGACGGTGTGGTGGTGAAAAAGGAGGACATCGAGGCGGTGGCACGCTGGGACGCACGGGCTGAGCCGGACCAGGAGATACAGTTCATGCCGGCCCGCATCCTCTTGCAGGACTTCACAGGGGTGCCTGCCGTGGCCGACCTGGCCGCCATGCGCTCCGCCCTGAACCGGCTCGGGGGGCGCCCCTCTGACATAAACCCGATGCAGCGCGCCGACCTGGTCATCGACCACTCGGTACAGGTGGACCAGTACGGCAGCGAGTTGGCGCTCAAGGCCAACTCGGTGCTGGAATTCGAGCGCAACCACGAGCGCTACCAGTTCCTGCGCTGGGGGCAGTCCGCCTTCAGGAACTTCAGCGTGGTACCGCCGGCGACCGGCATCTGCCACCAGGTGAACCTGGAATACCTGGCGCAGGTGGCGCTCGTGAACACGGTAGAGGGGGCGGGCGGGGGTGAGTGGGTGCTGCCGGACACGCTGGTCGGCACCGACTCGCACACCACGATGATCAACGGCCTCGGCGTGGTCGGCTGGGGTGTCGGCGGGATCGAGGCGGAGGCCGCCATGCTGGGGCAGCCCTGCTCCATGCTCATCCCGCAGGTGGTCGGCTTCCGGTTGACCGGTGCCTTGAGCCCCGGCGCCACCGCGACGGACCTGGTGTTGACCATCACCCAGATGCTCCGGAAGAAGGGGGTCGTCGGGAAATTCGTCGAGTTCTACGGTCCGGGCGCCGCATCGCTCAACATCGCGGACCGGGCCACCATCGGCAACATGGCTCCCGAGTACGGTGCCACCATCGGCGTCTTCCCCGTCGACGAGCAGACCACGGCCTACCTCGGACTCTCCGGCAGGGGCAAGGTGGTACCGCTGGTCGAGGCTTACTTCAAGGGGCAGGAACTCTGGCGTTCTTCCGATCGCCCCGAGCCGGTCTTCAGCGACACCCTGGAGCTGGACCTGGCCGACGTTGAGCCCTCCCTTGCCGGCCCCAGCCGTCCCATGGACCGGGTGCGCCTGAAGGAAGTGCGCGGGTCGTTCCGCAGGCAGCTCGTCACCCTGAGGCAGCAGGACGCGGCCCACGTGGACAAGGAAACGCTGAACCGGTGGCTGGGGGAGGGGGGGGCGCCGGTCACGGTCGCCCCCGAACTGATGGCCGAGCATCCGGACAAGGGACTGGGCTCGCTGGGGCAGTGCGTCCCGGTGCGCCAGCCCGACGGCACCAGCTACAACCTCTGCCACGGCTCCATCGTCATCGCGGCCATCACCAGTTGCACCAATACTTCCAATCCTTCGGTCATGATCGGTGCCGGTGTGCTGGCACGAAACGCGGTGCGGCGCGGGCTCCAGGTGCGCCCCTGGGTGAAGACCAGCCTGGCTCCGGGTTCCAAGGTGGTGACCGACTATCTCGCAGCCGCGGGGCTCACCCCTTACCTGGATGCACTCCGCTTCCACCTGGTCGGCTACGGCTGCACCACCTGCATCGGCAACAGCGGACCGTTGGCCGACCACATCTCCCGCGCGGTGGTGGAGGGGGATCTCGCGGTGGCGGCGGTCCTGTCCGGCAACCGCAACTTCGAAGGGCGCATCAATGCCCACGTCCGGGCCAACTACCTCGCCTCGCCCCCCCTGGTGGTCGCCTACGCACTGGCGGGTAACATCAACATCGACCTGACCCGCGATCCGCTCGGCACCGACCCCAACGGTGAGCCGGTCTACCTGAAGGACATCTGGCCGGACGACAAGGAGGTTGCGGAACTGGTGCAAAGCTGCGTCCACGCCGAATCCTTCGCCACCAACTACGCAGACGTCTTCCACGGTGACGACGAGTGGCGCAGCCTCATCGTCCCCAGCGGCGAGCTGTACCAGTGGCAGGAGGATTCGACCTACATCAAGGAGCCTCCCTTCTTCCTCGACCTTCCGCCCGAGCCGCAGCAGGTACCGGATATCACCGGGGCGCGCTGCCTGGCTCTGCTGGGCGATTCCATCACCACCGACCACATCTCGCCCGCAGGCTCCATCGGCAAAGCCACACCGGCCGGACGCTACCTGATGTCGCTGGGGATCGAGCCCAAGGACTTCAACTCCTACGGTGCGCGACGCGGCAACCATGAAGTGATGGTGCGCGGCACCTTCGCCAACACCCGCATCAGGAACGCGCTGGTTCCCGGCGTGGAAGGCGGCGTCACCATGTTCTTCGCCAAAGGAGACGGCAGCGGCAAGCAGATGTCCATCTTCGACGCCTCGGAGCAGTACCGGGCCGAAGGCACGCCGCTGGTCGTCATAGCGGGCAAGGAGTACGGCACCGGTTCCTCGCGCGACTGGGCCGCCAAGGGGACCAAGCTCCTCGGTGTCAGGGCGGTCATAGCGGAAAGCTTCGAGAGGATCCATCGCTCCAACCTGGTGGGGATGGGGATTCTCCCGCTGCAGTTTTTGCCCGGCGAGAGCTACAAGAGTATCGGCCTCAACGGCACCGAGAGCTTCGACCTCACCGGTCTCGACGCAGTGACGCCGGGGCAGAATCTCGCGGTGAAGTACACCGGGATGGATGGATCCACCGGATCCTTCACAGTCCTGGTACGCATCGACACCTCCAACGAGCTCGATTACTATCACCACGGCGGCATCCTTCCCTTTGTGCTGAGGCAGTTCCTCAAGAGTTGA
- a CDS encoding metal-sensitive transcriptional regulator, which translates to MSDSSKNKLNTRVKRIAGQVAGIERMLEEKRYCVDILNQISAVRSALDSLGVELLTRHLENCVLGQGGDKQHDQAKPMSQQQLLDEVKTALSRFLK; encoded by the coding sequence ATGAGCGACTCGTCGAAGAACAAGCTTAATACCCGCGTGAAAAGGATCGCCGGGCAGGTGGCCGGCATTGAGCGGATGCTGGAGGAGAAGCGCTACTGCGTCGACATCCTGAATCAGATCTCCGCGGTGCGCTCCGCCCTCGATTCCCTTGGCGTCGAGCTGCTGACCCGCCACCTGGAGAACTGTGTCCTGGGGCAGGGGGGCGACAAGCAGCACGACCAGGCCAAGCCGATGAGCCAGCAACAATTGCTGGACGAAGTCAAGACGGCACTGTCGCGTTTCCTGAAGTAG
- a CDS encoding heavy metal translocating P-type ATPase — translation MVEKVSLRDPVCGMEVGEAAPLSATHLGTSYKFCSASCLEKFLASPDTYLKQAAVPAPDESPAAAEPLAPLERPAPEQVEQCELPLLGMNCAGCAGRIEKTLNTTPGVVTAAVNFATTRASVTYDPNGTSPDALKQVVRDMGYDVLEAGSAGTDTDEASMLEAQTQVHEAQYQKNKKKFFLALALTLPVAILAMAGHLVPALADAFNFPGRAWVELALTTPVLFWAGREFFTGAWAAAKHRVADMNTLVALGTLSAYVFSLVATIAPDWLMAGAGSEAGAAGHGHAMASPVGVYYEVAAIIVTLILMGRLLEARARSKTSGAIHALIGLQPKLARVVRDGREEDIPIAEVQLGDVIVVRPGEKVPVDGEVVEGGSSVDESMLTGEPLPVHKKLGDTVIGATLNKTGSFRMRATRVGKDTVLQQIVRLVQQAQGSKAPIQRLADLIASYFVPVVISLAIATFVIWFDVTPPETRLNMAVLTFVSVLIIACPCALGLATPTAIMVGTGRGAQSGILIKGGEALETAHKLTTIVLDKTGTITRGVPSVTDIESEGLDRKTLLQLAASAEGGSEHPLGEAIVRAAEEEGLSRLPVTGFNAIPGHGIEAEVDGRKVLVGTELLLKNNGISADAESLHRLADAGKTPVLVAVDGSYAGVVAIADPIKEGSAGAVKRLHDLGLEVIMLTGDNRRTADSIARQVGVDRVVAEVLPDGKGEEIRKLQAQGKIVAMVGDGINDAPALAQADVGIAMGSGTDVAIEAADITLVRGDLNGVISSIALSRATIANIKQNLFFAFIYNILGIPIAAGILYPFTGWLLSPIIASLTMALSSVSVVTNALRLRGFTVERG, via the coding sequence ATGGTTGAAAAAGTATCGTTACGCGATCCGGTTTGCGGGATGGAAGTCGGAGAAGCTGCACCCCTCTCCGCGACACACCTGGGGACCAGTTACAAATTCTGCTCCGCGAGTTGCCTGGAGAAGTTTCTGGCCTCTCCCGACACGTATCTGAAGCAAGCCGCCGTGCCCGCACCGGACGAGTCGCCTGCAGCGGCAGAGCCGCTTGCTCCGCTTGAGCGGCCTGCTCCGGAGCAGGTGGAACAGTGCGAGTTGCCGCTTCTGGGGATGAACTGCGCCGGATGCGCCGGGCGGATCGAGAAGACCCTGAACACGACGCCCGGCGTCGTGACCGCGGCGGTCAACTTCGCCACCACGCGGGCCAGCGTCACCTACGATCCGAACGGGACCAGCCCCGACGCGCTGAAGCAGGTGGTGCGCGACATGGGGTATGACGTCCTGGAGGCAGGGAGCGCCGGGACTGATACTGACGAGGCCAGCATGCTGGAAGCGCAGACCCAGGTGCACGAGGCGCAGTACCAAAAGAACAAGAAGAAGTTCTTCCTGGCGCTGGCGCTCACGCTGCCGGTCGCCATACTCGCCATGGCCGGCCATCTGGTCCCTGCCCTGGCCGATGCCTTCAACTTCCCGGGACGCGCCTGGGTCGAACTCGCCCTGACTACCCCGGTTCTGTTCTGGGCCGGGCGCGAGTTCTTCACCGGCGCCTGGGCCGCGGCAAAGCACCGGGTGGCCGACATGAACACCCTGGTTGCGCTTGGCACGCTCTCCGCGTACGTCTTCAGCCTAGTGGCCACCATCGCGCCGGATTGGCTCATGGCGGGCGCGGGTAGCGAGGCTGGCGCTGCCGGGCACGGACATGCAATGGCATCACCGGTCGGCGTCTATTACGAGGTGGCCGCCATCATCGTCACCCTGATCCTTATGGGGCGCCTCCTGGAAGCACGTGCCCGCAGCAAGACCAGCGGCGCCATCCATGCCCTGATCGGCCTGCAGCCGAAGCTGGCGCGCGTGGTGCGCGACGGCAGGGAAGAGGACATCCCCATCGCCGAGGTTCAACTGGGTGACGTCATCGTGGTGCGCCCCGGCGAAAAAGTGCCGGTAGACGGTGAAGTGGTCGAAGGGGGCTCTTCAGTCGACGAGAGCATGCTGACCGGGGAACCGTTGCCGGTGCACAAGAAACTCGGCGATACCGTCATCGGCGCCACCCTGAACAAGACCGGCTCATTCCGTATGCGCGCCACCCGGGTCGGCAAAGACACCGTGCTGCAGCAGATCGTGCGCCTGGTGCAGCAGGCCCAGGGGAGCAAAGCCCCCATCCAGCGCCTGGCCGACCTGATCGCCAGCTATTTCGTCCCCGTTGTCATCAGTCTCGCCATCGCCACCTTCGTGATCTGGTTTGATGTGACGCCACCCGAGACCCGTCTCAACATGGCGGTGCTCACCTTCGTCTCGGTGCTGATCATCGCCTGCCCGTGTGCCCTCGGTCTGGCCACCCCGACTGCCATCATGGTTGGCACCGGACGCGGTGCCCAAAGCGGCATCCTGATCAAGGGGGGCGAGGCACTGGAAACGGCGCACAAGCTGACCACCATCGTTTTGGACAAGACCGGCACCATAACCCGCGGCGTCCCGTCAGTCACCGACATCGAAAGCGAGGGGCTGGACCGGAAGACCTTGCTGCAGCTTGCCGCCTCGGCGGAGGGGGGCAGCGAGCACCCGCTCGGGGAAGCTATCGTGCGCGCGGCCGAAGAAGAGGGGCTCTCCAGATTGCCGGTAACCGGGTTCAACGCAATCCCCGGGCACGGCATCGAGGCGGAGGTGGACGGGAGGAAGGTCCTGGTCGGGACCGAACTGCTCCTTAAAAACAACGGCATATCTGCCGATGCCGAATCTCTGCACCGTCTCGCCGATGCAGGCAAGACCCCGGTCCTGGTAGCGGTTGACGGGAGCTATGCCGGCGTCGTCGCCATTGCCGATCCGATCAAGGAAGGGTCAGCCGGCGCCGTGAAGCGGCTGCACGACCTGGGGCTCGAGGTGATCATGCTGACCGGCGACAACCGCCGCACCGCCGATTCCATTGCCCGCCAGGTCGGCGTGGACCGCGTGGTGGCCGAAGTGTTGCCGGACGGTAAGGGCGAGGAAATCAGGAAACTGCAGGCGCAGGGCAAGATAGTCGCCATGGTGGGCGACGGCATCAACGACGCCCCGGCGCTAGCCCAGGCCGACGTCGGCATCGCCATGGGAAGCGGCACCGACGTCGCCATCGAGGCGGCCGACATCACGCTGGTGCGCGGGGACCTGAACGGCGTCATTTCCAGCATCGCGCTGTCCCGCGCCACCATCGCCAACATCAAGCAGAACCTGTTCTTCGCTTTCATCTACAACATCCTCGGCATCCCGATTGCGGCCGGGATCCTGTATCCGTTCACCGGCTGGCTGTTGAGCCCGATCATCGCCTCGCTCACCATGGCACTCTCGTCGGTGAGCGTGGTGACCAACGCCCTGCGGCTGCGCGGCTTCACCGTAGAAAGGGGGTAA
- a CDS encoding heavy metal-binding domain-containing protein gives MDASQIFVTLGGAALILFNLWFFFGKKATIKPVAAKGALYACPMHPWITSEDPTADCSICGMKLVKSEEVGK, from the coding sequence ATGGACGCGTCTCAAATTTTCGTCACCCTGGGCGGAGCGGCCCTGATTTTATTCAACCTCTGGTTCTTTTTCGGCAAGAAGGCTACCATCAAGCCTGTCGCCGCTAAGGGAGCACTTTATGCCTGCCCGATGCACCCATGGATCACCAGCGAGGACCCGACCGCCGACTGCTCGATCTGCGGCATGAAGCTCGTCAAGAGCGAAGAGGTGGGTAAGTAG
- a CDS encoding ABC transporter permease: MKLHTISINNLKRRKAKMAFLTIGLMVGIATIVTLVTLTRSMSNDIERKMDEFGANILITPQSNGLSMNYGGINLGGVTFDQREIKEADLDKVRKIKNNKNISSISPKVLGGVKVGTHDVLLVGVDFAAELKMKQWWQIFGSEPKADHEVLLGSDASNTLNATSGDNIEIKGEKFKVAGVLNQTGSQDDSLVFMALPKAQKVLGKEGKITMAEVAALCSGCPISDMVNQIAELLPDSKVSAIQQVVAGRLKALDQFKRFSYAMASVVVFIGSLIVFVTMMGSVNERTTEIGVFRAIGFRKSHIMRIILLEAALVSLLAGVLGYAAGMGGAKLALPFMAETKNAHLVWDTTIAFGSIALALLLGILASLYPALHASKMDPTEALRAL; encoded by the coding sequence ATGAAACTGCACACCATCTCGATCAACAACCTGAAACGCCGCAAGGCCAAGATGGCGTTCTTGACCATCGGCCTCATGGTCGGCATAGCCACCATCGTGACCCTGGTCACCCTGACCCGCTCCATGTCCAACGACATCGAGCGCAAAATGGACGAATTCGGCGCCAACATCCTGATCACCCCGCAGAGTAACGGCCTGTCCATGAACTACGGCGGCATCAACCTCGGTGGCGTCACCTTCGACCAGCGCGAGATCAAGGAGGCTGACCTCGACAAGGTCCGCAAGATCAAGAACAACAAGAACATCTCCTCCATCTCTCCCAAGGTGCTGGGCGGCGTCAAGGTGGGTACCCACGACGTGCTGCTGGTCGGGGTCGATTTCGCGGCAGAGCTCAAGATGAAGCAGTGGTGGCAGATCTTCGGCAGCGAGCCCAAGGCGGACCACGAGGTGCTTTTGGGAAGCGACGCCTCCAACACCCTCAACGCAACTTCCGGCGACAATATCGAGATCAAGGGTGAGAAGTTCAAGGTGGCCGGTGTTCTGAACCAGACTGGCTCACAGGATGACTCGCTGGTCTTCATGGCGCTCCCGAAAGCGCAAAAGGTGCTCGGCAAGGAAGGAAAGATCACCATGGCGGAGGTCGCCGCCCTCTGCTCCGGCTGCCCCATCTCCGACATGGTGAACCAGATCGCCGAACTGCTCCCGGACAGCAAGGTTTCCGCGATCCAGCAGGTCGTGGCGGGGCGCCTGAAGGCACTGGACCAGTTCAAACGCTTCTCCTACGCCATGGCAAGCGTGGTCGTCTTCATCGGCTCCCTCATCGTCTTCGTCACCATGATGGGGAGTGTGAACGAGCGCACCACCGAGATCGGTGTGTTCCGCGCCATCGGCTTCAGGAAGAGCCACATCATGCGCATCATCCTTCTGGAGGCCGCTCTGGTGAGCCTTTTGGCCGGCGTGCTCGGCTACGCGGCCGGCATGGGGGGCGCGAAGCTCGCGCTCCCGTTCATGGCGGAGACGAAGAACGCACACCTGGTCTGGGACACCACTATCGCCTTCGGCTCGATAGCGCTGGCGCTGCTTCTTGGCATCCTGGCCAGCCTCTACCCTGCGCTGCACGCCAGCAAGATGGACCCGACCGAAGCCCTGCGGGCACTCTAA
- a CDS encoding ABC transporter ATP-binding protein: MAIIEMKNVKKQYQTGSDLVEALRGVDITIEAGEFITIMGQSGSGKSTLLSVLGGMNHPTSGEVEMAGVKLYQLKSEELADFRAQNLGFVFQSFHLIQYLTALENVMLPLAIVKMSTAAKKEAARQALERVGLGAKTDRLPNQLSGGEQERVAIARAIVNNPHILLADEPTGNLDSKTSEEVMALFRQLNEAGQTVVMVTHNPENGAYSDRTIHLKDGLISA, from the coding sequence ATGGCTATCATAGAGATGAAGAACGTGAAGAAGCAGTACCAGACCGGCTCCGACCTCGTGGAGGCGCTGCGCGGCGTGGACATCACCATCGAGGCAGGAGAATTCATCACCATCATGGGGCAGTCCGGTTCCGGCAAGAGTACGCTCCTCTCCGTCCTGGGGGGGATGAACCATCCAACCAGCGGTGAAGTGGAGATGGCCGGGGTGAAGCTGTACCAGTTGAAAAGCGAGGAGTTGGCCGACTTCCGCGCCCAGAACCTCGGCTTCGTGTTCCAGTCCTTTCACCTGATCCAGTACCTGACCGCGCTCGAGAACGTCATGCTGCCGCTCGCCATCGTGAAGATGAGCACCGCCGCCAAGAAGGAGGCGGCGCGCCAGGCGCTGGAGCGGGTCGGACTCGGTGCCAAGACCGACCGGCTCCCCAACCAGCTCTCCGGCGGGGAACAGGAGCGTGTCGCCATCGCCCGCGCCATCGTCAACAACCCGCACATCCTGCTCGCCGACGAGCCGACCGGAAACCTCGACTCGAAAACGAGCGAGGAAGTCATGGCGCTCTTCAGGCAACTGAATGAGGCGGGGCAGACAGTGGTCATGGTCACTCACAACCCCGAGAACGGAGCTTATTCGGACCGCACCATCCATCTCAAGGATGGCTTGATCAGTGCGTAG
- a CDS encoding TolC family protein, whose translation MKYRLLFLYLSLTLLLSAPAVHADQASPAIENLDQLVQTALANNPELKSSSARWEMYRSRIRQAGALEDPMLMLKIQNGVVTDPVNFKRDGMTQKVVGISQLIPFAGKRQLKEDIAAAEAETYRWSVEERKLELARMVREAYYQVYFVDKSLGIIDKNIRILDDFITLAQTKYSVGQGAQQDIYKALLERSKMLDMKISLEQQRRSLEVNLNSLLNRPQTTKVGAITDFKLAPFTYTPEQLLDIAEENRPQLKTIKAQIEKGRVGHLLAQKESYPDFNVSFEYMQRDKAMGSDGSDMYSLGVTFNLPIQKERRAAMRAESSSEVNMASEELSGARNTISSGINDLLAQLERRKKLIDLYTTGIIPQAEQSLESAVIGYRVNKVDFLTLLDNRVTLFNYEREYYDSMADYQMKLAQLEALVGKELR comes from the coding sequence ATGAAATACCGGCTTCTTTTTCTGTACCTGTCGTTGACCCTCCTGCTCTCCGCACCCGCGGTTCATGCCGACCAGGCAAGCCCAGCCATAGAAAATCTCGATCAACTGGTGCAGACCGCCCTGGCCAACAACCCGGAACTCAAGTCGTCGTCGGCCCGCTGGGAGATGTACCGAAGCCGTATCAGGCAGGCGGGCGCCCTGGAAGATCCCATGCTGATGCTGAAGATCCAGAACGGCGTGGTGACCGATCCCGTGAACTTCAAGCGCGACGGCATGACGCAGAAGGTGGTCGGTATCAGCCAGTTGATCCCCTTTGCCGGCAAGAGACAGCTGAAAGAGGATATCGCCGCCGCCGAGGCCGAGACCTATCGCTGGAGCGTGGAGGAGCGCAAGCTCGAGCTCGCCCGCATGGTGCGCGAGGCATACTACCAGGTCTACTTCGTCGACAAGTCGCTGGGGATCATCGACAAGAACATCAGGATACTGGACGACTTCATCACCCTGGCCCAGACCAAGTACTCGGTGGGGCAGGGCGCCCAGCAGGACATCTACAAGGCGCTCCTAGAGCGCTCCAAGATGCTGGACATGAAGATATCCCTGGAGCAGCAGCGCAGGAGCCTGGAGGTCAACCTCAACTCCCTGTTGAACCGGCCGCAGACGACCAAGGTCGGCGCCATAACGGATTTCAAGCTGGCCCCGTTCACGTACACCCCCGAGCAATTGCTCGACATCGCTGAGGAAAACCGCCCGCAGCTGAAGACCATCAAGGCACAGATCGAGAAGGGGAGGGTGGGGCACCTGCTGGCCCAGAAGGAATCGTATCCCGACTTCAACGTCTCCTTCGAGTACATGCAGCGCGACAAGGCGATGGGGAGCGACGGCTCCGACATGTATTCGCTGGGCGTCACATTCAACCTGCCGATCCAGAAAGAGCGGCGGGCAGCCATGAGGGCGGAGTCCTCCTCCGAGGTCAACATGGCCAGCGAGGAGCTGAGCGGCGCCAGGAACACCATCTCATCCGGGATCAACGACCTCCTGGCGCAGCTGGAGCGGCGCAAAAAGCTGATTGATCTCTACACCACCGGCATCATTCCCCAGGCCGAGCAGTCGCTCGAGTCTGCGGTGATCGGCTACCGGGTCAACAAGGTGGACTTCCTGACCCTGCTGGACAACCGGGTCACCCTTTTCAACTACGAGCGCGAATACTACGACTCGATGGCTGATTACCAGATGAAGCTGGCCCAGCTGGAAGCGCTGGTGGGCAAGGAACTGCGCTAG